One window of Medicago truncatula cultivar Jemalong A17 chromosome 2, MtrunA17r5.0-ANR, whole genome shotgun sequence genomic DNA carries:
- the LOC11444979 gene encoding 50S ribosomal protein L18, chloroplastic, with the protein MLTSSLSFLHSCTFPSSSSSSSSSLFTIPTPNPNSSSSSLSFVVQATTRREDRIARHVRLRKKIEGTPERPRLSVFRSNKHLFVQVIDDTKMHTLASASTMQKAIAEELNFTSGPTIEVAKRVGEIIAKSCLEKGITKVVFDRGGYPYHGRVKAIADAAREHGLEF; encoded by the exons ATGTTAACTTCTTCGCTCTCATTTCTTCATTCTTGCAcatttccctcttcttcttcttcttcttcttcttctttgttcaCAATTCCAACGCCAAATCcaaattcatcttcttcctctttatCTTTTGTGGTTCAAGCCACTACCCGAAGAGAAGACAGAATTGCTCGCCATGTTCGTCTCAGAAAGAAG ATTGAAGGAACACCCGAAAGACCAAGATTGTCAGTATTCCGATCCAACAAGCATCTCTTTGTCCAAGTGATTGACGACACAAAGATGCATACACTTGCTTCAGCTTCGACAATGCAGAAGGCAATTGCTGAAGAGTTGAACTTCACCTCTGGTCCTACAATT GAAGTAGCAAAGAGGGTGGGTGAGATCATTGCAAAATCCTGTCTGGAAAAAGGAATCACAAAGGTAGTCTTTGACAGAGGTGGTTACCCATACCATGGCCGTGTTAAAGCTATTGCTGATGCAGCTCGCGAACATGGCCTTGAGTTCTAA
- the LOC11438170 gene encoding protein TIFY 3B, giving the protein MDGVTVKFEPEQFTVLESSPIAVDGASSNMVEGSMMNSSANKSMPASGMNPVIANTTQLTIFYNGSICIYDGIPAEKVQEIMRIAAAAAKSSETKKIVKQSPAPSPVPTRPSSPHGTADNIASSQALPFPAKSSICRMQEFPIARRHSLQMFLQKRRDRLGSKAPYPSSPKTKVADNMENNFGADNSPDSVSMKEPKEEFQPTISAS; this is encoded by the exons ATGGATGGTGTTACTGTTAAGTTTGAGCCAGAGCAGTTTACTGTTCTAGAATCTTCTCCTATTGCTGTTGATGGTGCTAGTTCAAACATGGTTGAAGGGTCAATGATGAATTCCTCAGCAAACAA gTCAATGCCAGCATCTGGAATGAATCCAGTGATTGCTAATACAACTCAGCTTACCATCTTCTATAATGGGAGTATTTGTATCTATGATGGAATTCCCGCAGAAAAG GTGCAAGAAATAATGCGcattgctgctgctgctgccaAGTCTAGTGAAACGAAGAAGATAGTGAAACAATCTCCCGCCCCTTCACCTGTTCCGACAAGGCCTTCTTCGCCACATGGAACTGCTGATAATATTGCTTCATCACAGGCACTTCCCTTTCCGGCAAAGAGTTCTATCTGCAGGATGCAAG AATTTCCAATAGCACGCAGACATTCACTTCAAATGTTTCTTCAGAAGCGGCGAGACAG GTTGGGTAGTAAAGCTCCTTATCCTTCCTCGCCAAAAACAAAGGTAGCTGACAACATGGAGAACAACTTCGGTGCTGATAATTCGCCAGATTCGGTTTCAATGAAGGAACCAAAGGAGGAATTTCAGCCAACTATATCTGCATCTTGA
- the LOC11445481 gene encoding uncharacterized protein, with product MAHLLNSDPSSHFTRTFCKYPFVSSSYSEVNKVVRFNLKSCFDNGNGNVKRVFLKENTKGLEKGIPVIDGKCDATIVEHRSQGGSHNRSFCYPDQKFSHKLVVAVDVDEVLGNFVSALNKFIADRYSSNYSVSEYHVYEFFKIWNCSRDEANSRVHEFFETPYFKSGIQPIPGAQMALQKLSRFCDLSIVTSRQNAIKDHTIEWIENNFSGLFDEIHFGNHFALDGVSRPKSEICRSLNAKVLIDDNPRYAMECAEAGIRVLLFDYENSYPWSKTEFAYQHPLVHKVENWDEVEQELMSLIAS from the exons ATGGCTCATTTGTTAAACTCTGATCCAAGTTCTCATTTCACAAGAACTTTTTGCAAATACccttttgtttcttcttcttattctgaGGTTAATAAAGTTGTTAGGTTCAATCTTAAATCCTGTTTTGATAATGGAAATGGTAATGTCAAGAGGGTTTTTCTGAAGGAAAATACAAAGGGTTTAGAGAAGGGTATTCCTGTCATTGATGGAAAATGTGATGCTACTATTGTTGAGCATAGATCACAGGGTGGAAGTCACAATAGATCTTTTTGTTACCCTGATCAGAAATTTTCTCATAAGCTTGTAGTTGCTGTTGATGTTGATGAag TATTAGGAAACTTCGTGTCAGCTCTGAACAAGTTCATAGCAGATCGATACTCATCAAATTATTCGGTTTCTGAGTATCATGTGTACGAGTTCTTCAAG ATATGGAACTGTTCACGAGATGAAG CTAATAGTCGTGTTCATGAGTTTTTCGAGACACCATATTTCAAGTCAGGGATCCAACCTATCCCAGGTGCTCAAATGGCCCTGCAGAAATTATCACGATTTTGTGACCTATCAATTGTAAC ATCTCGGCAGAATGCAATCAAGGACCATACGATTGAGTGGATAGAGAATAACTTTTCAGGATTGTTTGATGAGATTCACTTTGGAAACCACTTTGCTCTTGATGGAGTGTCAAGACCAAAGTCAGAGATTTGTAG GTCTTTAAATGCTAAGGTTCTTATTGATGATAACCCAAGATATGCAATGGAGTGTGCTGAAGCCGGAATTAGAGTCCTACTTTTCGATTACGAAAATTCGTATCCTTGGAGCAAGACTGAGTTTGCTTATCAACATCCTCTTGTGCACAAAGttgagaactgggatgaagttGAACAAGAATTAATGTCATTGATAGCATCATAG